From the genome of Oncorhynchus masou masou isolate Uvic2021 chromosome 15, UVic_Omas_1.1, whole genome shotgun sequence:
ctttgaaattgtagcatgttacatttatatttttgttcagtatagtagcaGGACGTGCGGTCTGTCTCCACTCGGTCTCTCCCAGAGCCATACTAAACACAGAATGGGTGtgcatggaataaacaaacagggTCATTAAATCTGTGTTTGTTTGTCAGGTGGTGTTGATCTCTCAGagcctggaggagaggggagccagGGACAGCATGGATGCTGCTGCAGGGGAGAAAAACATCaggtactgtatacacacacactccagtaaTATACTAATATGTAGTATTACTAGGAAGTTATGTGATCATGAATGTATGTTTATGTGATGGAGCATTGAGATACAAGACTGACGCatctcccacttctctctctctcagtgttacACTGGCTGGTTTCCATGATAACAAGGTCAGCcctgccctgtctgtccctctggtcCTCCAGCTCCACTCTTCCCACAGCTGTCCTATACTACACCTGTCTTGACCTGAAATAAACATTTTATGGATTTTATATTTTACTGTGATCACTCCTGTTTCACAGACACAGAAAGAACAAGACAAAGTTTACAAAAAGGTTGGGCATTCCAGTTTATTTTATATCAAATTTCCCCATAATCAAACTGATGTACAAATGAAAACTGGGTTTCAACATGAATGGTCCTGCCTCGGACTGGCCTTCAGCAGGAGTGATGCTCAAAGCAGAATGAGACAGAATAAAAATCTGGATCCATATCATTCTGTaattccatccctccctctcccccttactACACACCACAGATGGTACTGTTCTGAGAAGTACTACAGGTGCTGTTGAGGGTCAAACTGAGCAGTAGGCTCTGAGTGAGGAGTGCTGTGTCACTGGCACACCAGACCTAGAACACACCTGAAAGCTCTGACATATCCTGGTCTTAGAAGGCTGAGGGCCGGTCAGTCTGCTGGTCAATACACAGCATGGTAACATACACACAGTTCATTATAGCAAGTCATCTGTTGCCAGGTAGGGGATTGGTGTGAGAGGGACGAGATGCTTAAAAATGGCACTGACAGAGGGCTGCCTCGCTTCGagctcttaggaaactttgcatttcactacacccacaaaaacatctgctaaacacgtatgtgaccaataaaatttgatttcagagaggtgaggggagttgGGAGATGAAGGCACTAGAATTCTCCCAGGAGTTGGGTTAGGTCAAGAGGTTAGCGGTCAGAGGTCCAGGTGGGGTGGGGTTTGGTATCAGAGCTTAGGGGTGAGGTTATGCCCCTCTGTGTCCAAAGGCAAACCTGAACAGACAAAGATAAAAAggcaaaaaaagaaaaacccaGCGCCAAATAATAATGATAAAGCAgagtatggtgtgtatatatataaaaataaaaagaggGGAAGACAGTGTGTGTATTTCATTGGCACCCAAAGTAAAACTTGCTCCTGATCTCTCCTCTGGTTGGCACGATGAccttctctctggtgtgtgtgtcacagggCAGTGGTGGTGGCATAAGTACAGCGACGTCAGGAGaaaccaaaaacaaagaaattaaAATACCTAAAATCCAGCGCTGTGATTCGctgtaggggaggggaggagagagcgcTGAATGATTGGTTGGTTTGGTTCCGTTCGGGTTCTAGAACCCTCCGTAGACTGCGCCATTCCTAGATACCACTGTGGTTACCGGAGCAACAGACATAGCCATAGGAGCGCGTGTTCTCTACAGTGGCATcggcagtgtgtactgtgtgtgtaacaAGCTGAAAACTAAGTTTGGTGTAATAATAAGTGctaacaccaaaagaaagacatgtgatggtgtgtgtgtgttgaggatgGTTAAGCTGCTCTAGCGAACCTGATCACTATTGCTCTACTCCACTATAGACTGGGGTGGACTATAAAGTGCATACTTAAAAACCCTggttaaacatatatatatatgtgtgtgtgtgtgtggtgttcttCCAGAGCAGGTCATACCGCgggctcacacatacacacatctacagaGTGGAGCACAGGAGACTTTAAAATATTATCTTACATTTCAAATTACAGCTATCGAACAGATCTTTACAATAATGAATATGGTCTGTTTAGTTACATTGCCAAATATGAGCAACAACTTACAAAACAAACCCATCCCTTCCTTGTGAGACAATAGTGGCTACATCTGAAATGACACTCTTGCCGATACAGTCTAGTACCACTAGCCGTCACTGAACCTTTGGCCCAAAGTAGTGAACTACAAAGGCAAAGGGCTGAACTTTCTGACTCAGCCAGTAAGAGAAGAATAAACTGCACTGTAACCCATTAGTCTGGTCTCTAAAGTCTCCTCCAGCTCTGATTCCATTAGTCTGGTCTCTAAACTCTCCTCCAGCTCTGATTACATTAGTCTGGTCTCCAAACTCTCCTCCAGCTCTGATTACATTAGTCTGGCCGGAAGTCACTCAAGATATTTCACACATCCTTTGTTGCTCCGCAAACCAGGCTGTAGCGGGCCTCTCCCTCAAAACTCTGGCCAATCAGAGGTGAAAAGCAGTCTTTTGATTGGCTGTCTGGAGCCTTCTCTCCATTGGAGGTAGTGTCTGGTAGGAGAAGCTAAGGGTCGACATCCTCCAGATCACTCTTTGAATCACCGAGCATCATGGGAGACTCGGAACcctgagataaagagagaggggagagagagagattacaggaGACGTGACATCTCAGAGTAAGAGATCTTTATGAAAGCGATTCATACAACACTCTTCAGCCAAGATTTTGAGCTCAGCCCAGTCCTGAGAAGTGACAATACCCTGACAAGGCTCTATTCTAGGACCGCTACTGAGCTCTTCATACTTGCTACCTCTCTGTCAAGCCGTACCTGTCGGAGGCTGCGGTCTGCGTTCTCGTTGGCTGGGCTGCCGTCAGAGCCGTTGCTGCTGCCAGATGGCTCCTTCTCGTTGAGCAGCGCTGTGGCGTAGGCCAGCGTGTCCTGGGCTGAGATGGTGCGCTGGAACGTTTTGGCTGTGGACGTCTCATTGGACACATTGCTCTGAGGAGTCCAGTAGTGTTCTGACATCTGACAGAGAAACAAACACTGTAACACTAACCcatactctacacacacacacacacacacacatctgaaatGGTGTGTGCGTTATGTGCTTGATGCTTGCCTTTTTCTGCAGCCACTGCACTGCCCAGCTCCAGTGACCAGACAGATCTTTAAAATAGTCCTTTGCAGGAGCACAcctggagaaagagacagacaaacactTGATGTGAAATCAGGAAGTATGAAATGAGAGGTTTTAACTGAACCAAATATACTTTGTTACTTTCATGTACTTGCTGCAACGTTCAAATCTACTTCCATTCAATATTTTCAGCCAAAAGGGTGGCGACAGGAACATATTTCCTGGTCTCTGGAGGAACTCACTTCTGTGCCAGGGTAACCAGGAACTTGACACACTGGTAGCAGCGGCTGCTGTCCACGTTGTTACTCTGGTGCATCAATGCTGCAAACAAGAGaagagtgtcacacacacacacgctctgcaCACGCCTTACAAATACAAACGCTCTCCACACACACCTTACAAATACACACGCCTTCCACATGCCTTACAAATACACACGCTCTGCACACGCCTTACAAATACACACGCTCTGCACACGCCTTACACACACTCTCCACACGCCTTATAAATACACACGCCTTCCACATGCCTTACAAATACAAACGCTCTGCACACGCCTTACAAATACACACGCCCTGCACACACTTCCAGTGGAAGGTAGCCTACCGAGCAGGCCTTTCTCTGACTCAAAGGCGTACTTCAGTCTCTGGGTCTGGAGAGGGTCCTCTACCACCTGAGAACACACGTTACACCGTGTGTATTACACTGCCTCGTCGGGGCATGGATTCCCCATCCCAAACAAATTATTTTCTGTTAAATCGCTCAACCCGAATGCACAGACAGGTTTGATTGACAGCGGTCACTCACCAGCAGCTCTTGCAGCAGCTGGAACACGTTCTTCAACTCATGGGGTGGAGCGGTCTCCAACTGGGTCTATATACATAAACGTATACACACAGATCAGAAGAGTAATGATGTGTTTTGTGCTGGGATTTGGTGTCCTCTGTGGAAATGGATTTGTTCACAACTGGCAGTTGTAGTTCTTACCTTGAGCAGCTGTAGTACTCCGAGGGAGAAGGGTTCGTTACAGAAGGAGCAGTACGTCACCATCTCTATCAGCACAGTCAGAGGGCCGGACAACTCCCGTACCGCAAACATCACCTacagacaaaaaaaaaagaaCTGCCTCTtccatatacactgaacaaaaatattacaattgcaacgattttactgagttactgttcataTAAAGGAAATaagtaaattgaaataaattcattatgtgaaatccatagattaaggcctgacTGGGCAGAGGCGctgccatgggtgggcctgggaggacacccactggggagctggtccaagccaatcagaatgagttttcccccacaatagggctttattacagccagaaatactcctcagtgtgtgtgtgtgtgtgtgtgtgagaccgtgTGTATATTACCTCTAGCAGGTAAGGCTGTCCCTCGGGGCTGAAGAGCGAGGCCATGATGTCAGCGTTGAGGGGGAGGAGGCGGGAGGAGGCAGGGATACTGCTCACAATCAGCTTACACACACCGTGATCTGAGAAACGCACACACTCACATCAGCTTACACACACCTTgatctgagaaacacacacatcagCGTATTATGGAACCATCCTGACTGCGGTAAGGCGTGTGCGtttgtgttaccatgtgtgtgctgtgtgttgaGGTCTGAGTGGAGAGTCATCAGGGCCAGAGTGGAGTGGAGGTGCAGGAACTCTCTGGCCTGGGCTGGACTCCACCTCCGATTCTAGAGTGGGAGAAGGAATCACAGGAACAGGGAGCGAGAAAAAAGGTAATTAACTTCCAGGACCATCAACAATAACATCCTGTCATATGCATTTCACTGCAGCGGAGTAGGAATTGAGTGTGTGCTGTGAGTACCTGGTTGTTCTGTCTGTTGGGTCCGAGGAGAAAGATGAGCATCCTACGATACGCTGAGTGTTTCAACAACAAATGGCACGGACCAGAGCCTCTCTGAGCAAAGTTGCTGAAGAGGCTGAAGTATTGGTTGCAGTTTTTGACGTTCTCAGGAACGTCTTTGTCCAATAGGGAGAGGAGTGCATCGGTCAGGCTGTCCAATCCAGAGTCAGCGAAGTGGAGCGCACTCTCTAAGGTCTTCTCCAAGACAGCTGCCACTACGACCCTCACCTCCCTCACCCCACACTCCAACAgacacactctggaaggagggaggagagaaagaaaagatcAGTTAGATTGATGAGTAGAAATGTAAGATATAAGTAGTAGTACTACAGTGGTTCTGTGTAGAGTAGTAGTATTAAAGTATAAAAATAATAaatgatttcacctttatttaaccaggtaagctagttgagaacaagttctcatttacaactgcgacctggccaagataaagcaaagcagtgtgacagaaGGAACAACACAGagatatgtagcgagggccagccgacgagagcatacaggttgcagtggtgggtggaataaggggctttggtaacaaaacggatggcactgtgatagactgcatccagtttgctgagtagagtattggaagctattttgtagatgatatcaccggtaggatagtcagttttactagggtaagtttggcggcgtgagtgaaggtggctttgttgcaaaatagaaagccaatttcagatttgattttggattggagatgtttaatatgagtctggaaggagagtttacagtctagccagacacctaggtatttgcagttgtcaatatattctaggtcagaaccgtccagggtagtgatgctagtcgggcgggcgggcagcgaatggttgaaaagcatgcatttggttgtACTAGCAttaaagagcagttggaggccacggaaggagtgttgtatggcattgaagctcgtttggaggttagttaacagtgtccaaaaaagggccagacgtttacagaatggtgtcgtctgcgtagaagtggatcagggaatcacccgcagcaagagcgacatcattgatatatacagagaaaagagtcggcccgagaattgaaccctgtggaacccccatagagactgccagaggtccggacaacaggccctccaatttgacacactgaactctgagaagtagttggtgaaccaggcgaggcagacatttgagaaacaaaggctgttgagtctgccgataagaatacggtgattgacaaagtcgaaagccttggccaggtcgatgtaGACGGCTGTACAGTACTGTCTGTTATCGacagcggttatgatatcgtttagtatctTGAGCATGGTACCGGATtacacagcggagaaggtacggtgggattcagaatggaatggtcagtgatctgtttattaacttggctttcgcaaactttagaaaggcagtgcaggatggatataggtctataacagtttgggtctagagtgtcaccccctttgaagagggggatgaccgcggcagctttccaattttTAGCGATCTTGGAcaatacgaaagaggttgaacagattggtaataggggttgcaacaaagGCAGTGGAGAGTTATAGAAAGAGAGGGTCTGGATTGTCTAGCCCAGGTGATTTGTACGggttcaggttttgcagctctttcagaacatctgctatctggatttgggtgaaagaagctggggaggcttgggcaagtagctgaaTGTGGGCGGAGCTATTGATcagggtagccaggaggaaagcatggccagccgtagagaattgattattgaaatgtttgattatcatggatttatcggtggtgaccgtgttacctagcctcagtgcagtaggCAGCTGGGAGGAGTAGTTAGTCGTTAGTATTAAGGCTGTGGCGGTCTTGAAATTGTCAGCTGGCAATTTGCCATTAATTAACAAATATATGTTTGGCAACTTCAGGTCTCTAATCATACAAATGAAATCATTTTATTTGtgacatgcaccaaatacaaatGGTGTGGGGGAccaaaaataaatcaataaatcatTAAAGAGCAAGAATagaataacagtagcaaggctatatacaccggtacagagtcaatgtgcgggggcacaggttggTCAAagaaattgaggtaatatgtaggtcgaggtaaagtgactatgtatagttaataaacagagtagcagcagtgtaaaaatggggAGGGGATCAATGCTAATAGTCCGGGTAGcaatttgattagttgttcaggagtcttatagcgtgggggtagaaactgttaagaagccgtttggacctagacttggcattccgggactgcttgccatgcggtagcagagagaacagtctatgactagggtggctggagtctttgacaatttgtagggccttcctctgacaccgcctggtatagaggtcctggatggcaggaagcttggccccagtgatgtactgggccgtatgcactaccctctgtagtaccttgcggtcggaggccgagtagttgccataccaggtggtgaagcaaccagtcaggatgctctcgatggttcagctgtagaacttttgaggatctgaggacccatgctgaATCTCTTCAATATCCTGAGGTGCCATAAGCATTGTCATgcactcttcacaactgtcttgtgtttggaccatgatagttcgttggtgatgtggacaccaaggaacttggaagctctcaacctgctccactacagccccgtcgatgagaaagGGGGCGTGCTCTGCCCttattttcctgtagtccacgatgatctcctttgtcttgatcacgttgagggagatgcTATCCTGGcatctctgaccacctccctataggctttctcatcgttgtcggtgatcaagcctaccactgttgtgtcgtcggaaAACTTTGTGTtgggagttgtgcttggccatgcagtcatgggtgaacagggagtacaggaagggactaagcacgcacccgaggggcccccatgttgaggatcagcgtggcagatgtgttgttacctacccttaccacctagcGATGTgcacctttggaacatctacattaaaAAAGTTGAATAAACCTatttaatatacaccatcacaataaatccattattcatTTTAGTCTGGCCTAAAAtaaacattatgatatgaagaaaatatatttcagaagaacagaataggaaTCGGCCTAATGTATGCCACCTGGCTATGAGCCATGCCAAAGGCTGTaggctagttcatttagcagaaaaGATATGCCTGTAAGTCCTATTATTTTATATCAGATTTTATaaatcagattttatttttttattagaaTAATAtaattgaaaaaaaatatatccGGAGCAAGTGGTTTCGTTGAGCATAAAAGTGATAATTTGAAACAGGTCTTATACTCTAGATGTCGGTTTTGGCAATTTTAGTTGTGAATTATACAAACCTGTGTCTTCAGAATCAAAACATACAATGGACTTCAGGATGCGACTATAGGCTATTGACTATTTGAAAGAGTTTGCACAAGTTCTAATATGCAAATGAAGGTTCTATATGCAACGTCTTAAACACTTTGACtgaatcatcaccttagaaacGGCTGTCCATGTCACTGCGTTTGGCTTTGAAACATCCACAACgaccatgttttccactcagtttcaaccgGTTGTTGAACTTCTATCTTCAAATTGCCATCACGGTGAGGAAAATATTTTTTGCCTAATGGTGAGTTTTAATAGCATGATACTGTTttgataagtgtttgatgtgatttctGATTTCATGTGCATTGATGTCAGTGGTTAGAGGAACAATAGAACCCCGAGAACCAGGCCATTATGACCTGAGTACTACCaacatgtccagagtgcataagaggagattaccgtgactcaatggtcacatggaatttgactgcggtcatAACTTATGACTGCTGGTATGGCAGTAATACGGTCACAGTACTATAGCAGTATTATAGTAGTACTGACTTGGTGATCTCTCGTCCCTCAGGTCCCACCA
Proteins encoded in this window:
- the bsnd gene encoding barttin, which produces MVEGKPYRYGLIAAGMCVLLVGLFVMTQERPHIYATLCSLGITMITLGTAWSLCQCYPKVVLISQSLEERGARDSMDAAAGEKNISVTLAGFHDNKVSPALSVPLVLQLHSSHSCPILHLS